In one window of Microbacterium profundi DNA:
- a CDS encoding ABC transporter permease, producing the protein MSAPAPGPIKAAPADFGSTEPTRWNSALQRIATGNGMISVLSVILALVAGSIMIAFTDSEVQRTAGYFFARPGDMLLAVWESISGAYVALFQGAIYNFRVDGFAAGIKPLTETLKFATPLIAAGLGVALAFRAGLFNIGGQGQMLMAAAAAGWVATSMDMPWPLHMLVAIIAGIIAGAIWAGIAGILKARTGAHEVIVTIMLNHIAFYLLAWMLATPGILQAPGSNNPKTAAMAESALLPGILGSQYKLHAGFILALIAVAFTWWLLERSSLGFRFRAVGENPAAARVAGISVGRMYFLVMVIAGGLVGIAGVSQVLGTVTSGFGSDIDAGIGFDAITVALLGRSTPLGVLAAGILFGAFKAGGFAMQASENVPIEIVLVVQSLIVLFIAAPPLVRAIFGLPQPGARKKPAKPKKPKNPKDPATNGSPRTEEVSA; encoded by the coding sequence ATGAGCGCTCCCGCACCTGGCCCGATCAAGGCCGCACCCGCGGACTTCGGCTCCACGGAACCGACCCGATGGAACAGTGCGCTGCAGCGCATCGCCACCGGCAACGGAATGATCTCGGTCCTCTCCGTGATCCTCGCGCTCGTGGCGGGGTCGATCATGATCGCCTTCACCGATTCCGAGGTGCAGCGCACGGCCGGATACTTCTTCGCACGCCCGGGTGACATGCTGCTCGCGGTGTGGGAATCGATCTCCGGCGCGTACGTCGCTCTCTTCCAGGGCGCGATCTACAACTTCCGCGTCGACGGGTTCGCTGCGGGGATCAAACCGCTCACCGAGACGCTGAAGTTCGCGACACCGCTGATCGCGGCAGGCCTCGGCGTGGCGCTCGCGTTCCGCGCCGGCCTGTTCAACATCGGTGGCCAGGGCCAGATGCTCATGGCCGCGGCCGCCGCCGGCTGGGTCGCGACGAGCATGGACATGCCGTGGCCTCTGCACATGCTGGTCGCCATCATCGCCGGCATCATCGCCGGTGCGATCTGGGCCGGCATCGCCGGCATCCTCAAAGCCCGAACAGGCGCGCACGAGGTGATCGTGACGATCATGCTCAACCACATCGCGTTCTACCTGCTGGCATGGATGCTGGCCACACCCGGCATCCTGCAGGCGCCGGGATCCAACAACCCCAAGACCGCGGCGATGGCGGAGTCCGCCCTGCTTCCCGGCATCCTCGGATCGCAGTACAAGCTGCACGCCGGCTTCATCCTCGCGCTGATCGCGGTCGCCTTCACCTGGTGGCTGCTGGAGCGCTCGAGCCTCGGCTTCCGCTTCCGCGCCGTGGGGGAGAACCCGGCGGCGGCACGGGTGGCGGGTATCAGCGTCGGGAGGATGTACTTCCTGGTGATGGTGATCGCCGGTGGTCTGGTCGGCATCGCCGGCGTCAGCCAGGTGCTCGGCACCGTGACCAGCGGCTTCGGCAGCGACATCGACGCCGGGATCGGCTTCGACGCGATCACCGTCGCGCTGCTCGGACGTTCGACGCCGCTCGGCGTGCTGGCGGCCGGCATCCTGTTCGGCGCCTTCAAGGCCGGCGGGTTCGCGATGCAGGCCTCCGAGAACGTGCCGATCGAGATCGTCCTCGTCGTGCAGTCGCTGATCGTGCTGTTCATCGCCGCACCTCCTCTGGTGCGTGCGATCTTCGGTCTGCCGCAGCCGGGTGCTCGCAAGAAGCCCGCGAAGCCGAAGAAGCCCAAGAACCCGAAGGATCCGGCGACCAACGGCTCGCCCCGCACCGAGGAGGTGTCGGCATGA
- a CDS encoding ABC transporter permease produces the protein MTVSAEAVVSDEQRRVAITSWKTPIIFGLFTVLFALLPLLAPRDGASTFRLVRSADAAIQLPELVLPANATAWVCVVLMAATTLLAVMWTRAQRRLPLWLTVIYVVILLVGFLAWASAGGTLPMIGLLGGALALATPLIFGALGGVIGERVGVVNIAIEAQLLAGAFMAALVGSATGSPWIGLIAAMVAGVLVSLVLAVFAITYYVNQVIVGVVLNVLVAGLTTFLYRQVLNANPETLNSPPLFPVISIPVLSEIPVLGPVLFRQTIIVYLMYITVFLVWFGLYRTRWGLRLRAVGEHPQAADTVGIKVAPTRYWNMMLAGAIAGMGGAFYTLVTNPQFGREMTAGAGYIALAAVIFGKWDPVRATLAALLFGFATNLQGVLSVIGSPVPSQFMLMLPYVVTIFAVAGLVGRSRPPAASGEPYIKS, from the coding sequence ATGACCGTCTCCGCTGAAGCTGTCGTCAGCGACGAGCAGCGCCGCGTCGCCATCACCTCATGGAAGACGCCCATCATCTTCGGCCTGTTCACGGTGCTCTTCGCGCTGCTGCCGCTGCTCGCACCCCGAGACGGTGCGAGCACGTTCCGGCTGGTGCGCTCGGCAGACGCTGCGATCCAGCTCCCCGAACTGGTGCTTCCCGCCAACGCGACCGCCTGGGTGTGCGTCGTGCTCATGGCCGCCACCACGCTGCTCGCGGTGATGTGGACGCGCGCGCAGCGCAGACTGCCGCTCTGGCTGACCGTGATCTACGTCGTGATCCTGCTGGTCGGGTTCCTCGCGTGGGCATCGGCCGGTGGCACGCTGCCGATGATCGGACTGCTGGGCGGTGCTCTCGCGCTCGCCACTCCCCTGATCTTCGGCGCACTGGGCGGAGTGATCGGCGAGCGCGTCGGAGTCGTCAACATCGCGATCGAGGCGCAGCTGCTGGCCGGCGCCTTCATGGCCGCACTCGTCGGCTCGGCGACCGGGAGCCCGTGGATCGGTCTCATCGCCGCGATGGTCGCCGGTGTGCTGGTCTCGCTCGTGCTCGCCGTGTTCGCGATCACCTACTACGTCAACCAGGTGATCGTCGGTGTGGTGCTGAACGTGCTCGTCGCCGGACTGACCACGTTCCTCTACCGCCAGGTGCTCAACGCGAACCCGGAGACGCTGAACTCGCCCCCGCTGTTCCCGGTGATCTCGATCCCCGTGCTCAGCGAGATCCCGGTGCTGGGTCCGGTGCTGTTCCGCCAGACGATCATCGTCTACCTGATGTACATCACGGTTTTCCTGGTGTGGTTCGGCCTCTACCGCACCCGCTGGGGCCTGCGCCTGCGCGCGGTCGGCGAGCATCCGCAGGCGGCGGACACCGTCGGCATCAAGGTCGCACCGACCCGCTACTGGAACATGATGCTCGCCGGCGCGATCGCCGGGATGGGCGGTGCGTTCTACACGCTGGTCACCAACCCGCAGTTCGGCCGTGAGATGACGGCGGGCGCCGGTTATATCGCACTCGCGGCCGTGATCTTCGGCAAGTGGGACCCGGTGCGCGCCACCCTGGCGGCACTGCTGTTCGGGTTCGCCACGAACCTGCAGGGTGTGCTGTCGGTCATCGGATCGCCGGTGCCGAGTCAGTTCATGCTGATGCTGCCGTACGTCGTCACGATCTTCGCCGTGGCCGGTCTGGTCGGGCGCTCGCGTCCGCCGGCGGCATCCGGCGAGCCATACATCAAGAGCTAG
- a CDS encoding cytidine deaminase codes for MTDIDWDELRQVATDAMHKAYAPYSRYKVGAAALVDDGRIVAGCNVENASYGVTLCAECALVGDLHMSGGGRLVAFVCVNNDGQTIMPCGRCRQLLFEHSMPEMLLETVSGIRTIDEVLPDAFGPRDLEDVR; via the coding sequence ATGACTGACATCGACTGGGATGAGCTGCGTCAGGTCGCCACCGACGCCATGCACAAGGCGTACGCGCCGTACTCGCGGTACAAGGTGGGCGCGGCCGCTCTCGTGGACGACGGTCGTATCGTCGCCGGCTGCAACGTGGAGAACGCCTCCTACGGCGTGACGCTGTGCGCCGAGTGCGCGCTGGTCGGCGACCTGCACATGTCCGGCGGCGGGCGTCTCGTGGCGTTCGTGTGCGTCAACAACGATGGGCAGACCATCATGCCGTGCGGCCGGTGCCGTCAGCTGCTGTTCGAGCACTCCATGCCCGAGATGCTGCTGGAGACCGTGTCCGGCATCCGCACGATCGATGAGGTGCTTCCGGATGCGTTCGGACCGCGCGACCTGGAGGATGTCCGATGA
- a CDS encoding thymidine phosphorylase — protein MSVEAYDAIDVIRAKRDGAEVSEPALRWMVDAYTRGYVSDAQMASFAMAVFQRGMQRDEIRVLTDAMIASGERMSFASLGKKTVDKHSTGGVGDKITLPLAPLVACFGVAVPQLSGRGLGHTGGTLDKLESIPGWRAALSNEEMFAQMQGDVGAVICAAGSGLAPADKKLYALRDVTGTVEAIPLIASSIMSKKIAEGTDALVLDVKFGSGAFMQDIDRARELARTMVALGTDSGVATTALLTDMNVPLGLAIGNANEVRESVEILAGGGPADVRELTVALAREMLALAGVQDADVEAALDDGRAMDSWKAMIRAQDGDPDAALPTARETHVVTAPADGVVTRMDALPFGISAWRLGAGRARAEDQVVHAAGIDLHAKPGDRVTAGQALFTLSADDDARFSRALEALDDAWSIGDTAPEIGPLVRERITA, from the coding sequence ATGAGTGTTGAGGCGTACGACGCGATCGACGTCATCCGCGCGAAGCGCGACGGCGCCGAGGTTTCTGAGCCCGCACTGCGCTGGATGGTCGATGCCTACACGCGCGGCTACGTATCGGATGCGCAGATGGCCTCGTTCGCGATGGCGGTGTTCCAGCGCGGCATGCAGCGCGATGAGATCCGTGTTCTCACCGACGCCATGATCGCGTCGGGGGAGCGGATGAGCTTCGCCTCCCTCGGCAAGAAGACCGTCGACAAGCACTCCACCGGTGGCGTCGGCGACAAGATCACCCTGCCGCTCGCCCCCCTGGTGGCATGCTTCGGCGTCGCCGTCCCGCAGCTCAGCGGGCGCGGCCTCGGGCACACCGGCGGCACGCTCGACAAGCTCGAGTCGATCCCCGGCTGGCGTGCGGCGCTCAGCAACGAGGAGATGTTCGCGCAGATGCAGGGCGACGTCGGCGCGGTGATCTGCGCCGCGGGTTCGGGCCTTGCGCCTGCCGACAAGAAGCTCTACGCGCTGCGCGATGTCACCGGCACGGTCGAGGCTATCCCGCTGATCGCGTCGAGCATCATGTCGAAGAAGATCGCCGAGGGCACGGATGCTCTGGTACTCGATGTGAAGTTCGGCTCCGGCGCCTTCATGCAGGACATCGACCGTGCTCGTGAGCTCGCACGGACGATGGTCGCGCTCGGCACCGATTCCGGAGTCGCGACGACGGCGCTCCTCACCGACATGAACGTGCCGCTCGGTCTCGCGATCGGCAATGCCAACGAGGTGCGCGAGTCCGTCGAGATCCTCGCAGGCGGGGGGCCGGCCGACGTGCGCGAGCTCACTGTCGCGCTGGCACGTGAGATGCTCGCCCTCGCGGGAGTCCAGGATGCCGACGTCGAGGCCGCTCTGGATGACGGGCGCGCCATGGACAGCTGGAAGGCGATGATCCGCGCACAGGACGGCGATCCGGATGCTGCGCTGCCGACCGCGCGCGAGACGCATGTCGTCACGGCTCCGGCCGACGGCGTCGTGACGCGGATGGACGCCCTGCCGTTCGGCATCTCGGCGTGGCGCCTAGGAGCCGGGCGCGCCCGCGCCGAGGATCAGGTCGTCCACGCCGCGGGCATCGATCTGCACGCCAAGCCCGGCGACCGCGTCACTGCCGGTCAGGCCCTGTTCACGCTCTCCGCAGACGACGACGCGCGCTTCTCCCGTGCCCTCGAGGCGCTCGACGACGCATGGTCCATCGGAGACACCGCGCCCGAGATCGGGCCACTCGTCCGCGAGCGCATCACCGCGTAG
- a CDS encoding adenosine deaminase, translating into MSIASDGDIKIEGVSLRSLPKISLHDHLDGAVRPGTIVELAAEIGLELPAGDAEGLGDWFTKRSGSDSLVDYLESFDYTVAVMQTAENLTRIAREFVEDLADDGVIYGEVRWAPEQHQSGGLSLDDAVEAVQQGIEDGEDAVDRSGRSIRVGQILSAMRQSDRSLEIAELALDHRESGVVGFDIAGPEDGYPASDHREAFDLLAENFFPVTVHAGEAAGLASIRSALLDGRALRLGHGVRIVSDLDVIDRDGDEVQVKFGDLARWVRDREIPLELSPSSNVHTGAIEAWGTELADHPFDLLYQLGFAVTVNVDNRTMSRTSLTREIALLVDAFGYDLDDLEAFQFNAASAAFLPIEEREELVEMIADGFQNS; encoded by the coding sequence ATGTCGATCGCTTCCGACGGTGATATCAAGATCGAGGGCGTATCGCTGCGGTCGCTGCCGAAGATCTCGCTGCACGACCATCTCGACGGCGCTGTGCGCCCGGGCACGATCGTCGAACTGGCGGCGGAGATCGGCCTGGAACTGCCTGCGGGCGACGCCGAGGGTCTCGGCGACTGGTTCACGAAGCGGAGCGGATCCGACTCGCTCGTGGACTACCTGGAATCGTTCGACTACACCGTGGCTGTCATGCAGACGGCCGAGAACCTCACGCGCATCGCCCGCGAGTTCGTCGAGGACCTGGCGGACGACGGCGTGATCTACGGCGAGGTCCGCTGGGCACCGGAGCAGCACCAGTCGGGCGGACTCTCGCTCGACGACGCGGTCGAGGCCGTCCAGCAGGGGATCGAGGACGGCGAGGACGCCGTGGACCGCAGCGGGCGCAGCATCCGCGTGGGGCAGATCCTCAGCGCGATGCGTCAGAGCGATCGATCGCTTGAGATCGCCGAGCTCGCCCTGGATCATCGCGAGAGCGGCGTGGTCGGCTTCGACATCGCAGGCCCGGAAGACGGCTACCCCGCCTCCGATCATCGTGAGGCGTTCGATCTGCTCGCCGAGAACTTCTTCCCGGTCACCGTGCACGCAGGCGAAGCGGCGGGACTCGCGTCGATCCGCAGTGCACTCCTCGACGGGCGGGCGCTCCGCCTCGGTCACGGAGTACGCATCGTCAGCGACCTCGACGTGATCGATCGGGACGGAGACGAGGTCCAGGTCAAGTTCGGCGACCTCGCACGCTGGGTTCGCGACCGGGAGATCCCGCTCGAGCTGTCGCCTTCGTCGAACGTGCACACCGGCGCGATCGAGGCATGGGGCACCGAGCTCGCCGATCACCCGTTCGATCTGCTCTACCAGCTGGGCTTCGCCGTCACGGTGAACGTCGACAACCGCACGATGAGTCGCACGTCCCTCACCCGTGAAATCGCGCTGCTCGTCGACGCCTTCGGCTACGACCTCGATGACCTCGAGGCGTTCCAGTTCAACGCGGCATCCGCGGCATTCCTGCCGATCGAGGAGCGCGAGGAACTCGTCGAGATGATCGCCGACGGTTTCCAGAACTCCTGA
- a CDS encoding carbohydrate kinase family protein has translation MTAPAVFIAGPASWNSIVVLDRLPEPTPHIQFAEDSWETVGGTSAGKALSLAALGTPVTLYALVGDDEPGRRVRAALGAAGIEVRWGSSAATERHLNLMTRAGERVSIYVSGVDEQSGAVPDDVLAAMADAEIIVLDLAAEPLRLLPLAKASGRPVWVDVHDYDGEAEFHRPFLDAADAVFCNADRLSDPVGFLRSRVSSGASFAVCTLGPEGAVAVDVDGETYRVDAVPVDVVDTNGAGDAFFAGVLAARLAGAALPQALASGAASASTALGSKHLHPLLDGVP, from the coding sequence ATGACCGCGCCCGCTGTCTTCATCGCCGGTCCTGCATCCTGGAACTCGATCGTCGTCCTCGATCGTCTGCCGGAGCCGACTCCGCACATCCAGTTCGCCGAGGACAGCTGGGAGACGGTGGGCGGGACGAGCGCGGGCAAGGCGCTGAGTCTCGCAGCCCTCGGCACGCCGGTGACGCTGTACGCGCTCGTCGGCGACGATGAGCCGGGCAGGCGGGTCCGCGCCGCGCTCGGTGCGGCCGGAATCGAGGTTCGGTGGGGTTCGAGCGCGGCCACGGAGCGGCACCTGAACCTGATGACTCGAGCGGGGGAGCGAGTCTCGATCTACGTCTCAGGGGTCGACGAGCAGTCCGGCGCGGTCCCCGATGACGTGCTCGCGGCCATGGCGGATGCCGAGATCATCGTGCTCGATCTCGCGGCAGAGCCGCTGCGGCTGCTTCCGCTCGCGAAGGCGAGCGGAAGGCCGGTGTGGGTCGACGTGCACGACTACGACGGAGAGGCGGAGTTCCACAGACCGTTCCTCGACGCGGCGGATGCGGTGTTCTGCAACGCCGATCGGCTGAGTGACCCCGTCGGATTCCTGCGCTCACGCGTCTCGTCCGGGGCGTCGTTCGCAGTGTGCACGCTCGGCCCGGAAGGCGCGGTGGCAGTCGACGTCGACGGTGAGACCTATCGAGTGGATGCCGTGCCGGTGGACGTCGTCGACACCAACGGCGCAGGTGACGCCTTCTTCGCAGGAGTCCTGGCTGCACGGCTGGCAGGCGCCGCGCTGCCGCAGGCGCTCGCGTCCGGCGCGGCGTCGGCATCGACGGCTCTCGGCAGCAAGCACCTGCACCCGCTGTTGGACGGCGTGCCCTGA
- a CDS encoding SDR family oxidoreductase gives MTRVLITGGGGFLGSHVAAALAARGDVELVVAADLRAGAVSPGVLPVVLDVTDAAAIAPVLREHRIDTVVHLAAIVNPGRDVDLDYRVDVEGSANVLAACALSGVRRIVVSSSGAAYGYHPDNPEWIDEDQPLRGNDAFSYSRHKRLVEEMLAGYRSAHPELEQVVFRIGTILGPTVQNQITALWNGRRILRIAGSDSPFVFVWVDDVAAAMVRAATDGPAGVFNVAGDGRMTVPELADRLGKPLFTVPASALAWMLRAGRMLRLTEHGPEKVPFLRYRPVLSNARLKDEFGFTPARTSREAFEEYLRTHPQVVARPR, from the coding sequence GTGACACGCGTGCTCATCACCGGCGGCGGCGGGTTCCTCGGGTCGCACGTCGCGGCGGCGCTGGCCGCGCGAGGCGACGTCGAACTCGTCGTTGCGGCCGACCTCAGAGCCGGCGCCGTGTCGCCGGGCGTCCTGCCCGTCGTCCTCGACGTGACGGATGCCGCGGCCATCGCGCCTGTGCTCCGTGAGCACCGCATCGACACCGTCGTGCACCTCGCGGCGATCGTCAACCCAGGCCGTGATGTGGATCTCGACTACCGCGTGGATGTCGAAGGCTCGGCGAACGTCCTGGCCGCGTGTGCTCTGAGCGGTGTGCGCCGCATCGTGGTCTCCAGCTCAGGGGCGGCATACGGCTACCACCCGGACAACCCGGAGTGGATCGACGAGGACCAGCCGCTGCGCGGCAATGATGCCTTTTCGTACTCGCGGCACAAGCGCCTGGTCGAGGAGATGCTCGCCGGATACAGATCGGCGCATCCCGAACTGGAGCAGGTGGTCTTCCGGATCGGCACGATCCTCGGCCCCACCGTTCAGAACCAGATCACCGCTCTCTGGAACGGGCGCCGCATCCTGCGGATCGCGGGGTCGGACTCGCCGTTCGTGTTCGTGTGGGTTGATGACGTCGCCGCCGCCATGGTGCGCGCGGCGACGGATGGCCCGGCGGGGGTCTTCAACGTCGCCGGCGACGGGCGGATGACCGTGCCGGAGCTCGCCGATCGGCTCGGCAAGCCCTTGTTCACCGTGCCGGCATCCGCGCTCGCCTGGATGTTGAGAGCCGGGCGGATGCTGCGCCTCACAGAGCACGGACCAGAGAAGGTTCCTTTCCTCCGCTACCGGCCGGTGCTGTCGAATGCCCGGTTGAAGGACGAGTTCGGTTTCACCCCGGCCCGTACGAGCCGTGAAGCGTTCGAGGAGTATCTGAGAACGCATCCGCAGGTCGTGGCGCGGCCGCGCTGA
- a CDS encoding bile acid:sodium symporter family protein: protein MNVDDVVLSFTPGTLTILNIVLGLIMLGIALDTAPSDFRVVARHPKPFIIAILAQLLLLPVVTFLLTLVLPVTPSMALGMILVACCPPGNISQVLTHRSGGNVALSVSMTAVGNLVYIVAMPLSIAFWGSLHPTARDLLREVALDPWKMLLEIFLIVGLPFAVGLLLRAKLPTFAARVQPFVKWFSLLALVGFIIGALVGNWAVFISVLGIVVLVVTVHDATALALGYGTAVLGGLGTRERKAMTFEVGIRNAGLGLGLVFAFFGGLGGMAIVAGWWGIWDIVAGLVLAGLWARHTRRRTGNATGDSTGKTAVEAAP, encoded by the coding sequence ATGAACGTCGACGACGTCGTCCTGAGCTTCACGCCGGGAACCCTCACGATCCTGAACATCGTGCTCGGGCTCATCATGCTCGGCATCGCCCTGGACACCGCACCCAGCGACTTCCGCGTGGTGGCACGGCATCCGAAGCCCTTCATCATCGCGATCCTGGCACAGCTCCTCCTGCTGCCCGTAGTGACGTTCCTGCTCACCCTCGTGCTTCCGGTGACACCGTCGATGGCGCTCGGCATGATCCTCGTGGCATGCTGCCCGCCCGGCAACATCTCGCAGGTGCTCACGCATCGCTCCGGCGGCAACGTCGCACTGTCGGTGTCGATGACGGCGGTCGGAAACCTCGTGTACATCGTGGCGATGCCGTTGAGCATCGCCTTCTGGGGGTCGCTGCATCCGACCGCCCGCGACCTGCTGCGAGAGGTGGCGCTCGACCCGTGGAAGATGCTGCTGGAGATCTTCCTCATCGTCGGCCTGCCCTTCGCGGTCGGGCTGCTGCTGCGCGCGAAGCTCCCGACTTTCGCGGCGCGCGTGCAGCCGTTCGTGAAGTGGTTCAGTCTGCTCGCGCTCGTGGGCTTCATCATCGGCGCGCTGGTCGGCAACTGGGCGGTGTTCATCTCGGTGCTCGGCATCGTGGTCCTCGTGGTGACCGTGCACGATGCCACAGCGCTCGCGCTCGGCTACGGCACTGCGGTCCTCGGCGGCCTGGGCACGCGGGAGCGCAAGGCGATGACGTTCGAGGTCGGCATCCGCAACGCCGGGCTCGGTCTGGGACTCGTCTTCGCCTTCTTCGGCGGTCTCGGCGGCATGGCGATCGTCGCCGGCTGGTGGGGCATCTGGGACATCGTCGCCGGACTCGTGCTCGCAGGACTCTGGGCGCGGCACACCAGGCGGCGCACCGGCAATGCGACCGGCGACAGCACCGGGAAGACAGCCGTCGAGGCCGCGCCGTGA
- a CDS encoding flavin-containing monooxygenase, whose amino-acid sequence MSRYAVIGAGPSGLAIARALQVQGIEVDGFEASHGVGGLWDITNPRSTMYESAHLISSRTTTEFAEFPMASGVDYPSHRVLRDYFRSYADHFGLTSLFRFDTRVTLLEPRDGGWDLAHAGPDGVGTRWYAGVIIANGTLAEPNVPSFDGDFAGELMHTSAYKSAAQLDGRRVLIVGAGNSGCDIAVDAVHHAASVDMSVRRGYYFVPRYLFGRPSDTLNQGKPLPARIKQAVDSRVLKAFTGDPVRFGFPKPDYRIYESHPIVNTMVLNHLGQGDLRVRADVERFDGHTVRFRDGSGGDYDLVMLATGYRLDYPFVDRAHLQWRGSSPRLFLNMFPASFNGLYLMGMIEASGIGWQGRYEQAELLASYLAAAENAPEQAVRFRDRVTGSPWPDVTGGYRYLGLARMSYYVNNHAYRAAVRHEREALEQTR is encoded by the coding sequence ATGAGCAGATACGCCGTCATCGGCGCTGGGCCGTCCGGCCTTGCCATCGCGCGAGCGCTGCAGGTGCAGGGCATCGAGGTCGACGGCTTCGAGGCGTCGCACGGCGTCGGCGGCCTCTGGGACATCACCAACCCGCGCAGCACCATGTACGAGTCCGCGCACCTCATCTCGTCCCGCACGACGACCGAATTCGCCGAGTTCCCGATGGCTTCGGGCGTCGATTATCCGAGCCATCGGGTGCTGCGCGACTACTTCCGCTCGTACGCCGACCATTTCGGGCTCACTTCGCTGTTCCGCTTCGACACGCGCGTCACCCTGCTCGAACCGCGCGACGGCGGATGGGACCTCGCTCACGCGGGTCCGGACGGAGTGGGCACGCGCTGGTACGCCGGGGTCATCATCGCGAACGGCACGCTCGCGGAGCCGAACGTGCCCTCCTTCGATGGAGACTTCGCCGGCGAGCTCATGCACACGAGCGCATACAAGAGCGCCGCGCAGCTGGACGGCAGACGCGTGCTCATCGTGGGTGCGGGCAACTCGGGGTGCGACATCGCGGTGGATGCCGTGCACCACGCCGCATCAGTCGACATGAGCGTGCGCCGCGGCTACTACTTCGTTCCGCGCTATCTGTTCGGCAGGCCGAGCGACACCCTCAACCAGGGCAAGCCGCTGCCTGCACGCATCAAGCAGGCAGTGGACTCCCGGGTGCTGAAGGCGTTCACCGGCGACCCGGTTCGTTTCGGATTCCCCAAGCCCGACTACCGCATCTACGAATCGCACCCGATCGTGAACACGATGGTACTGAACCACCTCGGGCAGGGTGACCTGCGTGTGCGCGCCGATGTCGAACGGTTCGACGGTCACACGGTCCGCTTCCGCGACGGTTCCGGCGGCGATTACGACCTCGTGATGCTCGCGACCGGATACCGCCTCGATTACCCGTTCGTCGACCGGGCGCACCTGCAGTGGCGCGGGTCTTCGCCGCGACTGTTCCTGAACATGTTCCCCGCGTCCTTCAACGGCCTGTACCTGATGGGCATGATCGAGGCGTCTGGCATCGGCTGGCAGGGCCGCTACGAGCAGGCCGAACTGCTGGCGAGCTACCTCGCCGCAGCGGAGAACGCGCCGGAGCAGGCCGTGCGGTTCCGGGACCGCGTGACCGGCAGCCCGTGGCCTGATGTCACCGGTGGCTACCGTTATCTCGGGCTCGCCAGGATGTCGTACTACGTGAACAACCACGCCTACCGCGCGGCCGTCCGCCACGAACGCGAGGCACTGGAGCAGACGCGATGA
- a CDS encoding mannitol-1-phosphate 5-dehydrogenase yields the protein MKAVHFGAGNIGRGFVGLLLHEGGYDLVFSDVADALVDAINATESYTVHEAGPGGVDRKVSGYRAVNSRTDPDAVADEVATADVVTCAVGPTVLRFIAPAIVEGLKRRSPDLAPLKIMACENAIGATDLLRAEIDKLDPSVTGRAAFANTAVDRIVPAQPDGGGVDVTVEPYFEWAIESAPFGGDLPIIPGAHFVDDLGPYIERKLFTVNTGHAATAYFGAQAGHARISDALADPSIAARVGAALEETSAVLSAVHGLDPVELAEYRATILERFRNPELVDTVQRVGRQPLRKLSRNERFIGPAVQAAERGLSTSALVAAVAAAVAFDDESDEQSVELQRMLRSEDADVLTATVTGLEPEHPLFAAVHEAFAARQQELRAL from the coding sequence ATGAAGGCCGTCCACTTCGGCGCCGGCAACATCGGGCGCGGCTTCGTGGGGCTGCTGCTGCACGAGGGCGGGTACGACCTGGTGTTCTCGGATGTCGCTGACGCCCTGGTGGACGCGATCAACGCCACCGAGTCGTACACCGTTCATGAGGCGGGCCCCGGCGGCGTCGATCGAAAGGTCAGCGGCTACCGCGCGGTGAACAGCCGGACAGACCCGGATGCCGTGGCCGACGAGGTCGCGACCGCCGATGTCGTCACCTGCGCCGTCGGCCCGACTGTGCTGCGCTTCATCGCCCCCGCGATCGTCGAAGGACTCAAGCGCCGCTCCCCCGACCTCGCTCCGCTGAAGATCATGGCGTGCGAGAACGCGATCGGCGCCACGGATCTGCTGCGTGCCGAGATCGACAAGCTGGATCCGTCCGTGACGGGTCGCGCCGCGTTCGCGAACACGGCCGTCGATCGCATCGTGCCGGCACAGCCCGACGGCGGCGGCGTGGATGTGACGGTCGAGCCGTACTTCGAGTGGGCGATCGAGTCCGCACCGTTCGGCGGGGATCTGCCGATCATTCCCGGCGCGCACTTCGTCGACGATCTCGGCCCCTACATCGAGCGCAAGCTGTTCACCGTGAACACCGGCCATGCGGCGACCGCGTACTTCGGCGCGCAGGCTGGTCACGCGCGCATCTCGGATGCACTCGCCGATCCGTCGATCGCCGCGAGAGTCGGTGCAGCGCTGGAGGAGACATCAGCGGTGCTCAGCGCCGTGCACGGGCTCGATCCCGTCGAGCTCGCCGAGTACCGCGCCACGATCCTCGAGCGATTCCGCAACCCGGAGCTGGTCGACACCGTGCAGAGGGTCGGCCGCCAGCCGCTGCGCAAGCTCTCCCGCAACGAGCGCTTCATCGGCCCAGCAGTCCAGGCCGCGGAGCGCGGGCTCTCGACCTCTGCGCTCGTCGCCGCCGTCGCTGCGGCCGTCGCATTCGACGACGAATCGGATGAGCAGTCCGTGGAGTTGCAGCGGATGCTGCGCTCTGAGGACGCCGATGTACTCACCGCCACCGTCACAGGCCTGGAGCCGGAGCATCCGCTCTTCGCCGCCGTGCACGAGGCCTTCGCCGCGAGACAACAGGAGCTGCGCGCCCTCTGA